In one window of Chelmon rostratus isolate fCheRos1 chromosome 19, fCheRos1.pri, whole genome shotgun sequence DNA:
- the rapgef1b gene encoding rap guanine nucleotide exchange factor 1b isoform X1 — protein MSGKIESKQDSQRSHLSSFTMKLMDKFHSPKIKRTPSKKGKQLQPEPTAKSTEKPANKKVSRLEEHEKEVVSALRYFKTIVDKMVVEKKVLEMLPGSASKVLEAILPLVQVEARIQHSSALSSCHNRVYQSLANLIRWADQVMLDGIDLEDKENVASVTSVIKAVLDGVKELVKLTIEKQEQPSPTTPNKPAPPATTTAESSVSSEMPLIDREQEASNKTTPPATPAEAASDIPDEDVAPPKPPLPEAKMAELSPPPALPPKKRQSAPSPTRVAVVAPMSRGSSLPCSVHRQQQDYEQEFLQRRFSGGSQSYGGDSPRLSPCSSMGKLSKSDEQLSSMEQDSGQCSRNTSCETLDNTENYDPDYDFLHQDLSAGDNLPPIPVGGCLSPLPESHSESSSPVPGQHPSHPRFSAPPPQQTPEYWTPQPNQTNPLQSSRISAPPALPQKKRRSTQTSPFPDAGSRVLYERYPSQYDNLSEEERHPTPPFPLFTPISPMPQTNGGVFAAQYIASENADVPASPPPLPEKKSRHILQYMQFVEDYSEPQPSVFYQMPQSESIYEQRNKRFQEVCGFNDSFSSTDSVHEPLQPPALPPKQRQLSESANDEGGEGEYVNLYSSSQANGELPLSLRETITADDVLQDPTPQMPSSNSKEGLDKERRQKSTESAGSDEEDVDELSLIDHKEIMSRITLKQENDDGPDVRAGSGDILLVHATETDRKDLVLYCEAFLTTYRTFITPEDLIKKLHYRYTSFCHSPDTFKKRVSKNTFFVLVRVVDELCLVELTEDILKQLMDLVFTLVCNGELSLARVLRKNILDKVEQKKLLRYTNSLKPLAARGVSARPGTLHDFRSHEIADQLTLLDAELFYKIEIPEVLLWAKEQNEEKSPNLTQFTEHFNNMSYWVRSLIIQQEKAQDREKLLLKFIKIMKHLRKLNNFNSYLAILSALDSAPIRRLEWQKQTSEGLEEYCTLIDSSSSFRAYRAALAEVEPPCIPYLGLILQDLTFVHLGNPDLIDGKVNFSKRWQQFNILDSMRRFQQVHYELKRNEDIVSFFNDFSDHLAEEALWELSLKIKPRNITRRKTDREEKT, from the exons ACTCACAACGGTCCCATCTGTCCTCTTTCACCATGAAGCTAATGGACAAATTCCACTCTCCCAAGATCAAGAGGACTCCATCCAAGAAGGGCAAGCAACTGCAGCCCGAGCCAACAGCGAAAAGTACTGAGAAACCTGCTAACAAG AAGGTTAGTCGGCTGGAAGAGCACGAGAAGGAGGTGGTCAGTGCCCTGCGCTACTTCAAAACAATCGTGGACAAAATGGTCGTGGAGAAGAAGGTGCTGGAGATGCTTCCAGGCTCAGCAAGCAAGGTGCTTGAAGCCATCCTGCCTCTGGTTCAGGTTGAGGCCCGGATACAGCACAG TTCAGCGCTGTCTTCCTGCCATAACCGTGTATATCAGAGTCTGGCCAACCTTATTCGCTGGGCGGACCAGGTGATGCTGGATGGAATCGACTTGGAAGACAAGGAAAATGTGGCATCTGTCACCAGCGTCATCAAAGCAGTTTTGGATGGAGTAAAG GAGTTGGTGAAGCTGACCATAGAGAAACAGGAGCAGCCATCACCCACCACCCCTAACAAACCAGCCCCACCTGCTACTaccacagcagagag CAGCGTGTCATCAGAGATGCCCTTGATAGATCGGGAGCAGGAGGCCTCGAATAAGACGACTCCGCCAGCTACCCCTGCAGAGGCTGCCTCTGACATACCAGATGAGGACGTGGCCCCTCCCAAACCCCCACTTCCAGAAGCCAAAATGGCAGAGCTCAG TCCTCCACCAGCTCTTCCCCCTAAGAAGCGTCAGTCAGCCCCTTCTCCTACACGGGTTGCAGTGGTTGCCCCAATGAGCCGCGGCTCCAGCCTGCCCTGCAGCGtccacagacag cagcaggactATGAGCAAGAGTTCCTTCAGAGGCGTTTCTCTGGGGGGAGCCAGTCCTATGGGGGCGACTCGCCACGTCTGTCTCCGTGCAGCAGCATGGGGAAACTTAGCAAGTCTGATGAGCAGCTCTCGTCTATGGAGCAGGACAGTGGTCAGTGTTCTCGTAACACCAGCTGCGAGACACTTG acaacacagagaatTACGACCCGGACTATGACTTTCTCCACCAGGACTTGTCAGCTGGTGATAACCTACCCCCAATACCAGTAGGAGGGTGCTTGAGCCCACTGCCTGAGTCTCACAGCGAGTCCTCCTCCCCAGTCCCCGGACAGCATCCCTCACATCCCCGCTTCAGTGCTCCTCCACCCCAGCAGACGCCAGAATACTGGACCCCACAGCCCAATCAAACCAATCCCTTACAGTCCTCCCGCATCAGCGCGCCCCCTGCCCTGCCCCAGAAGAAGAGACGCAGCACCCAGACATCGCCCTTCCCTGACGCAGGATCAAGGGTGCTGTACGAGCGCTACCCCTCCCAGTATGACAACTTGTCAGAAGAGGAGCGGCACCCTACACCGCCATTCCCCCTTTTCACACCTATCTCACCCATGCCCCAGACAAATGGGGGCGTGTTCGCCGCCCAATACATAGCCAGCGAGAATGCAGATGTCCCCGCCAGCCCACCGCCACTGCCGGAAAAGAAAAGTAGACACA TCCTCCAGTACATGCAGTTTGTTGAAGACTACTCTGAGCCGCAGCCCTCCGTGTTCTACCAGATGCCACAGAGCGAGAGCATCTATGAACAGCGTAACAAGCGCTTCCAGGAGGTGTGCGGCTTCAACGACTCCTTCAGCAGCACCGACTCGGTCCATGAGCCGCTGCAGCCTCCAGCACTGCCCCCAAAACAAAGGCAACTG AGCGAGAGCGCGAATGACGAGGGCGGGGAGGGGGAGTACGTCAACTTGTACTCATCCAGCCAGGCCAATGGAGAgctgcctctctccctcaga GAAACAATCACAGCTGACGATGTACTTCAAGACCCCACCCCTCAGATGCCTTCCTCCAACAGCAAAGAGGGTTTGGACAAGGAAAG GAGGCAGAAGTCGACAGAGTCGGCTGGGAGCGACGAGGAGGACGTGGACGAGCTCTCCCTCATAGATCACAAGGAGATCATGAGCAGGATAACACTAAAACAAGAA AATGATGATGGGCCTGACGTTCGTGCTGGATCAGGAGATATTCTATTAGTCCACGCTACAGAAACAGACCGCAAAG ATCTTGTTTTGTACTGTGAAGCCTTTCTGACAACATATAGGACTTTTATAACCCCCGAGGACCTCATTAAGAAGCTACACTACAG ATACACTAGTTTCTGCCACAGTCCGGACACCTTCAAGAAGCGAGTCAGCAAGAACACGTTCTTTGTGCTGGTTCGTGTGGTGGATGAGCTGTG ctTGGTGGAACTGACTGAGGACATCTTGAAACAGCTAATGGACCTGGTGTTCACGCTGGTGTGCAATGGCGAGCTCAGCCTCGCCCGTGTGCTCCGCAAGAACATTTTGGATAAGGTGGagcagaagaagctgctgcGCTACACTAACTCCCTCAAGCCACTCGCTGCCCGGGGGGTCTCTGCAAG GCCTGGAACGCTCCATGACTTCCGCAGTCATGAGATCGCCGATCAGCTCACTCTCCTCGATGCTGAACTCTTCTATAAAATCGAG ATTCCTGAGGTGCTGCTCTGGGCCAAGGAGCAGAATGAGGAGAAGAGTCCGAACCTGACTCAGTTCACAGAGCACTTTAACAACATGAGCTATTG GGTCCGCTCTTTGATAATCCAGCAGGAGAAAGCtcaagacagagagaagctgcttCTGAAGTTCATCAAGATAATGAAG CACTTACGAAAGTTGAATAATTTCAACTCCTACCTGGCAATACTGTCCGCCCTGGACTCTGCCCCCATTAGGAGATTGGAGTGGCAGAAACAGACCTCAGAG GGATTGGAGGAATATTGCACGTTGATTgacagctcctcctccttcagagCATACAGAGCTGCTCTGGCTGAAGTGGAGCCTCCATGCATCCCGTACCT GGGTCTCATTCTGCAGGACTTGACCTTCGTCCATTTGGGGAACCCTGACCTCATAGACGGGAAGGTGAACTTCTCCAAACGCTGGCAGCAGTTCAACATCTTGGACAGCATGCGCCGCTTCCAGCAAGT GCATTACGAGCTGAAGCGCAACGAAGACATCGTCTCATTCTTCAATGACTTCAGCGACCACCTGGCAGAGGAGGCCCTGTGGGAGCTGTCGCTGAAGATCAAGCCCAGGAACATCACCAGGCGCAAGACGGACCGCGAGGAGAAGACCTAG
- the rapgef1b gene encoding rap guanine nucleotide exchange factor 1b isoform X5, with amino-acid sequence MSGKIESKQDSQRSHLSSFTMKLMDKFHSPKIKRTPSKKGKQLQPEPTAKSTEKPANKKVSRLEEHEKEVVSALRYFKTIVDKMVVEKKVLEMLPGSASKVLEAILPLVQVEARIQHSSALSSCHNRVYQSLANLIRWADQVMLDGIDLEDKENVASVTSVIKAVLDGVKELVKLTIEKQEQPSPTTPNKPAPPATTTAESSVSSEMPLIDREQEASNKTTPPATPAEAASDIPDEDVAPPKPPLPEAKMAELSPPPALPPKKRQSAPSPTRVAVVAPMSRGSSLPCSVHRQQQDYEQEFLQRRFSGGSQSYGGDSPRLSPCSSMGKLSKSDEQLSSMEQDSGQCSRNTSCETLDNTENYDPDYDFLHQDLSAGDNLPPIPVGGCLSPLPESHSESSSPVPGQHPSHPRFSAPPPQQTPEYWTPQPNQTNPLQSSRISAPPALPQKKRRSTQTSPFPDAGSRVLYERYPSQYDNLSEEERHPTPPFPLFTPISPMPQTNGGVFAAQYIASENADVPASPPPLPEKKSRHILQYMQFVEDYSEPQPSVFYQMPQSESIYEQRNKRFQEVCGFNDSFSSTDSVHEPLQPPALPPKQRQLASHSSSPSSSSSSSLSCHLQPSVAAMEEAGSGLGLSMSVSNSYLIGQASLTTPTSLDQVALTNATILDGSGGGPNGSLAGSVGSVAVCLPSESSLTDSLHTSASESANDEGGEGEYVNLYSSSQANGELPLSLRETITADDVLQDPTPQMPSSNSKEGLDKERRQKSTESAGSDEEDVDELSLIDHKEIMSRITLKQENDDGPDVRAGSGDILLVHATETDRKDLVLYCEAFLTTYRTFITPEDLIKKLHYRYTSFCHSPDTFKKRVSKNTFFVLVRVVDELCLVELTEDILKQLMDLVFTLVCNGELSLARVLRKNILDKVEQKKLLRYTNSLKPLAARGVSARPGTLHDFRSHEIADQLTLLDAELFYKIEIPEVLLWAKEQNEEKSPNLTQFTEHFNNMSYWVRSLIIQQEKAQDREKLLLKFIKIMKHLRKLNNFNSYLAILSALDSAPIRRLEWQKQTSEGLEEYCTLIDSSSSFRAYRAALAEVEPPCIPYLGLILQDLTFVHLGNPDLIDGKVNFSKRWQQFNILDSMRRFQQVHYELKRNEDIVSFFNDFSDHLAEEALWELSLKIKPRNITRRKTDREEKT; translated from the exons ACTCACAACGGTCCCATCTGTCCTCTTTCACCATGAAGCTAATGGACAAATTCCACTCTCCCAAGATCAAGAGGACTCCATCCAAGAAGGGCAAGCAACTGCAGCCCGAGCCAACAGCGAAAAGTACTGAGAAACCTGCTAACAAG AAGGTTAGTCGGCTGGAAGAGCACGAGAAGGAGGTGGTCAGTGCCCTGCGCTACTTCAAAACAATCGTGGACAAAATGGTCGTGGAGAAGAAGGTGCTGGAGATGCTTCCAGGCTCAGCAAGCAAGGTGCTTGAAGCCATCCTGCCTCTGGTTCAGGTTGAGGCCCGGATACAGCACAG TTCAGCGCTGTCTTCCTGCCATAACCGTGTATATCAGAGTCTGGCCAACCTTATTCGCTGGGCGGACCAGGTGATGCTGGATGGAATCGACTTGGAAGACAAGGAAAATGTGGCATCTGTCACCAGCGTCATCAAAGCAGTTTTGGATGGAGTAAAG GAGTTGGTGAAGCTGACCATAGAGAAACAGGAGCAGCCATCACCCACCACCCCTAACAAACCAGCCCCACCTGCTACTaccacagcagagag CAGCGTGTCATCAGAGATGCCCTTGATAGATCGGGAGCAGGAGGCCTCGAATAAGACGACTCCGCCAGCTACCCCTGCAGAGGCTGCCTCTGACATACCAGATGAGGACGTGGCCCCTCCCAAACCCCCACTTCCAGAAGCCAAAATGGCAGAGCTCAG TCCTCCACCAGCTCTTCCCCCTAAGAAGCGTCAGTCAGCCCCTTCTCCTACACGGGTTGCAGTGGTTGCCCCAATGAGCCGCGGCTCCAGCCTGCCCTGCAGCGtccacagacag cagcaggactATGAGCAAGAGTTCCTTCAGAGGCGTTTCTCTGGGGGGAGCCAGTCCTATGGGGGCGACTCGCCACGTCTGTCTCCGTGCAGCAGCATGGGGAAACTTAGCAAGTCTGATGAGCAGCTCTCGTCTATGGAGCAGGACAGTGGTCAGTGTTCTCGTAACACCAGCTGCGAGACACTTG acaacacagagaatTACGACCCGGACTATGACTTTCTCCACCAGGACTTGTCAGCTGGTGATAACCTACCCCCAATACCAGTAGGAGGGTGCTTGAGCCCACTGCCTGAGTCTCACAGCGAGTCCTCCTCCCCAGTCCCCGGACAGCATCCCTCACATCCCCGCTTCAGTGCTCCTCCACCCCAGCAGACGCCAGAATACTGGACCCCACAGCCCAATCAAACCAATCCCTTACAGTCCTCCCGCATCAGCGCGCCCCCTGCCCTGCCCCAGAAGAAGAGACGCAGCACCCAGACATCGCCCTTCCCTGACGCAGGATCAAGGGTGCTGTACGAGCGCTACCCCTCCCAGTATGACAACTTGTCAGAAGAGGAGCGGCACCCTACACCGCCATTCCCCCTTTTCACACCTATCTCACCCATGCCCCAGACAAATGGGGGCGTGTTCGCCGCCCAATACATAGCCAGCGAGAATGCAGATGTCCCCGCCAGCCCACCGCCACTGCCGGAAAAGAAAAGTAGACACA TCCTCCAGTACATGCAGTTTGTTGAAGACTACTCTGAGCCGCAGCCCTCCGTGTTCTACCAGATGCCACAGAGCGAGAGCATCTATGAACAGCGTAACAAGCGCTTCCAGGAGGTGTGCGGCTTCAACGACTCCTTCAGCAGCACCGACTCGGTCCATGAGCCGCTGCAGCCTCCAGCACTGCCCCCAAAACAAAGGCAACTG GCCTCCcactcttcctccccttcttcctcctcctcctcttctctctcatgcCACCTCCAGCCGTCTGTAGCGGCCATGGAGGAGGCGGGCTCTGGGCTGGGCCTCAGCATGTCTGTTTCTAACTCCTACCTGATTGGCCAAGCGTCTTTGACCACACCCACG AGCTTGGACCAGGTTGCCTTGACCAATGCCACCATTCTGGATGGCAGCGGGGGCGGGCCCAACGGTTCCCTGGCTGGCTCAGTGGGCTCTGTGGCTGTCTGTCTTCCTTCTGAGTCTTCTCTCACTGACTCTCTCCACACCTCAGCG AGCGAGAGCGCGAATGACGAGGGCGGGGAGGGGGAGTACGTCAACTTGTACTCATCCAGCCAGGCCAATGGAGAgctgcctctctccctcaga GAAACAATCACAGCTGACGATGTACTTCAAGACCCCACCCCTCAGATGCCTTCCTCCAACAGCAAAGAGGGTTTGGACAAGGAAAG GAGGCAGAAGTCGACAGAGTCGGCTGGGAGCGACGAGGAGGACGTGGACGAGCTCTCCCTCATAGATCACAAGGAGATCATGAGCAGGATAACACTAAAACAAGAA AATGATGATGGGCCTGACGTTCGTGCTGGATCAGGAGATATTCTATTAGTCCACGCTACAGAAACAGACCGCAAAG ATCTTGTTTTGTACTGTGAAGCCTTTCTGACAACATATAGGACTTTTATAACCCCCGAGGACCTCATTAAGAAGCTACACTACAG ATACACTAGTTTCTGCCACAGTCCGGACACCTTCAAGAAGCGAGTCAGCAAGAACACGTTCTTTGTGCTGGTTCGTGTGGTGGATGAGCTGTG ctTGGTGGAACTGACTGAGGACATCTTGAAACAGCTAATGGACCTGGTGTTCACGCTGGTGTGCAATGGCGAGCTCAGCCTCGCCCGTGTGCTCCGCAAGAACATTTTGGATAAGGTGGagcagaagaagctgctgcGCTACACTAACTCCCTCAAGCCACTCGCTGCCCGGGGGGTCTCTGCAAG GCCTGGAACGCTCCATGACTTCCGCAGTCATGAGATCGCCGATCAGCTCACTCTCCTCGATGCTGAACTCTTCTATAAAATCGAG ATTCCTGAGGTGCTGCTCTGGGCCAAGGAGCAGAATGAGGAGAAGAGTCCGAACCTGACTCAGTTCACAGAGCACTTTAACAACATGAGCTATTG GGTCCGCTCTTTGATAATCCAGCAGGAGAAAGCtcaagacagagagaagctgcttCTGAAGTTCATCAAGATAATGAAG CACTTACGAAAGTTGAATAATTTCAACTCCTACCTGGCAATACTGTCCGCCCTGGACTCTGCCCCCATTAGGAGATTGGAGTGGCAGAAACAGACCTCAGAG GGATTGGAGGAATATTGCACGTTGATTgacagctcctcctccttcagagCATACAGAGCTGCTCTGGCTGAAGTGGAGCCTCCATGCATCCCGTACCT GGGTCTCATTCTGCAGGACTTGACCTTCGTCCATTTGGGGAACCCTGACCTCATAGACGGGAAGGTGAACTTCTCCAAACGCTGGCAGCAGTTCAACATCTTGGACAGCATGCGCCGCTTCCAGCAAGT GCATTACGAGCTGAAGCGCAACGAAGACATCGTCTCATTCTTCAATGACTTCAGCGACCACCTGGCAGAGGAGGCCCTGTGGGAGCTGTCGCTGAAGATCAAGCCCAGGAACATCACCAGGCGCAAGACGGACCGCGAGGAGAAGACCTAG